A window of Streptomyces profundus genomic DNA:
GTTCTGATGGTCTCCCCGGCGCGCACCCCGGGCCAACCCTCTGCTGCGGCGAGTGCCGCCTCGACGCGCTGCTCCTCGGTGGATGGCATGGACGCCATAGTACGAGCCCTCATCCCCCATGACACGCGTCGGTGTTGGGCCGCCGGGCGCGTCGGCCCCCTCGGGTCTCCCCGTTCGCCCCTCGGCCCGCACGCGCCTAGGCTGGAGTTACCCGTCGGTCATCCGGAGGTGACGAACCATGACCCAGGAGCCAACCGACCCCGAGTCCCTCGACGAGTTCCTCGACGAGACAGCGGACCCGGACACCTACGAAGCCGGCTCGGAGGAGGTCTCCGACGAGGCGCCCCCAGAGGACGCCGCCGAGCAGCGCCTTGAGCTGCTGCGACTGCGCGACACCCCGCTCACCGAGCGTGGTCTCGCCGAGAGCGATCCGGCCGACGCGGCCGAGCAGTCCCGTGTCGTGGACCCGGGAGATGACGAGTACCGCTGAGCCGCGGTGTCCACAGAGTGAAATCATCCCCACACGATGCACGCTGTGCGACGACTCGAACGTACGATGACCGCACGGGGTACCACACGAACGGCGCCACAGCGCGCAACCAGAGAAGCAGCCCGGGAGGCGGCGTGACAGCCACTGAGCAGACCGAGGCGCGCCCACGTGGCACCCGCCTGCCGCGCCGAGCCCGCCGCAACCAGCTGTTGGGCGCGGCCCAGGAAGTGTTCGTCGCGCAGGGTTACCACGCGGCGGCCATGGACGACATCGCCGAGCGCGCCGGGGTGAGCAAGCCGGTCCTCTACCAGCACTTCCCCGGGAAGCAGGAGCTGTATCTGGCGCTGCTCGACCAGCACTGCGAGGCGCTGGTCGCCGCGGTGCGCCAGGCGCTGGCGTCGACCAACGACAACAAGCTGCGGGTCGCCGCCGCCATGGACGCCTACTTCGCCTTCGTCGAGCACGAGGGCGGCGCCTTCCGGCTGGTCTTCGAGTCGGATCTGACCAACGAGCCCTCGGTGCGCGAGCGGGTGGACCAGGTCTCCCTGGACTGCGCCGAGCTGGTCTGCGCGGTGATCGCCGAGGACACCGACCTGCCGCACGAGCAGGCCATGCTGCTGGCGGTCAGCCTCTGCGGAATGGCGCAGGTCACGGCCAGACACTGGCTGAGCACCGGGCAGAAGGTGCCACGCGAGGTGGCCCACGGGCTGATCGCGTCACTCGCCTGGCGCGGCATCGCCGGCTTCCCGATCCAGCACTGAGGCACGGGCCGGCGGCGGCGCCCAACTGTTCGCTCAGGGCGTGGCAGATCCGCGACGGCCATCGGGTTCACGCGGCTAACCTGTGCTGCAGTACGGCGCGGACCATCGCGCACGTGGATGACCAGCGGAGGGACAAGCCGTGGAGATCAAGATCGGCGTACAGCACACGCCGCGCGAGATCGTTCTTGACAGCGGACAGTCTGCCGAGGAGGTGGAGAGCGCGGTCGCTGACGCCCTCTCCGGCACCGGCAAGTTGCTCACCCTGGTCGATGTGCAGGGCCGCAAGGTAGTGGTCCCCGGGGATCGTCTCGCCTATGTGGAGATCGGTCGGCCGACCAGCCGCCGTCTGGTGTGTCAGTGCCCCCGCCTACGCTGGGTACCGGTCGTCACAGCCGCGTGGAGGAGGTTCGGGTGCGTGCCATCGCCGCCGAGGCGCCCGCGGGACGCCACACCCTGGACGGGCTGCTGCTGGCCACGGCGATCGTCGGGATCTCCCTCTCGGGGCCGCTGATCGCCACGGTGGCGGCGCCGGCGCTGGCCATAGCCCTCTGGCGGAACGCGCTCGCGGTCGCCTCGCTGACGCCGGCGCTGCTGCGCCGCTCGGTCCGGCGGGAGCTGGGCCGCCTCAGCCGGCGCACGGTGCTGCTCTCGATCGCCGCCGGCGGCGCGCTGGCGGCGCACTTCGCGCTCTGGCTGCCCAGCCTGCGGCTCACCTCCGTGGCCTCTTCGGTCGCGCTGGTCACCACCACCCCGATCTGGACCACGGTGCTGCTGCGGCTGCTCGGCCACCGGCCGCCCCGCCTCGTGTGGTGGGGCACGCTGCTCTCCTTCTCCGGGGTGCTGCTGCTCACCGGCGTCGATCTGGCGATATCGGGCCGGGCGCTCGCCGGGGACGCGCTGGCGCTGGGCGGCGGGTTGGCCGGCGCCGTCTATGTGCTGATCGGCGCCGAGGTGCGCCGCACCACGAGCACCACCAGCTACACGCTGCTCTGCTACACCGCCGCGGCGGTGCCCCTGCTGGGCGCCGCCCTGGCCACCGGCGCCGAGCTCACCGGCTACTCCGCCGAGACATGGGGCAAGCTGCTGCTGTTGACGGTCGCCTCCCAGTTGCTCGGCCACTCCCTGCTCAACCGGGTGGTCCGTGGCCTCGGCCCCTCGATCACCTCCACCGCGATCCTGTTGGAGACGCCGGGGGCCGCGGTGATCGCCGCCGTCTGGCTGGGGCAGCTGCCGCCGCCCGCCGCCTATCCCGCGCTGGCCGTGATCCTGCTCGGCCTGGTCCTGGTCATCAGGGCCGAGCGCGCCGGCACCGCTCCGCCCGCCCCACCCGCCCCGTCGAGAGAGCCGCCCCGTGCCCACACCACCCCCCGCGCCCCCGCTTGACCTGGTCGCCGCGCGGCTGCGTTCGGCGCTCGGCGAGCCGGACGCCAGCGCCTCGGTCACCTTCCTCGGCACCGAGCGGATCGAGGTGCTGCGCTTCGCCGACGCGTCCGCGGGGCTGGTCCGCTATGCCACGCTCGGCATGTCGGCCGCGCCGATGGCCGATCCGACGTCGACACTCGCCGATCCCGAGCGCGGCCCGCGCGCCGAGCTGCTGCTGACCCTGCGCGGCGGGCTCGCCCCCACCGACCAGGCGCTGCGCGCGCTGGCCACGTTCGCCGCCACGCCCCAGGTGGAGGGGCTGGTGGTGGCGCCGGGCGGCTCGCTCGACCTGGGCCAACCGCTGTGGCCCGACGCCCCGTTCCACTCGGTGCTGGTCGGCGAGGGCGGCGGCCTGGTGCCCGACCTCGAACTGCCGGAGCCGCTCTCCCCGGTGCGGTTCCTGCCGCTGCTGCCGATGACGCCCAACGAGGCGGCCTGGAAACGCGCGCGCGGAGCCGAGGCGCTTCAGGAGCGTTGGCTGTCCCAGGGCACAGATCTCAGAGATCCCACCCGAATGGCGGTTTCGCTCGCTGAGTGAACCAGCTTGACGGGGGCGCGCGGCGGCGCGACTGTAGGTGCCCATGAGGGGCGAACCGAGTTGCCCGAAGTGCGGTGGCCGGGTACGGGCGCCGGGGCTCTTCGCGGACTCGTGGCGGTGCGCCTCCCACGGCGCCGTCCACCCGTTGCAACCCGTGGTACCACCCAGCGCGCCCTCCCTCGGGGCGGTGGCCAACCGGAGCCGGGTCCCGGTCTGGATGCCCTGGCCGCTGCCCGTCGGCTGGCTCTTCACCGGGGTCACCAGCGCCGGCTCGGACGGCGCCGGCGCCCGGGCCACGGTGCTGGCCTGCCGCGGCCCCGGGCCGCTCGGCGGCTCGGGTGAGCTGCTGCTGGTCGCCGAGGAGTCAGGCGTCGGCCTCGGCGCCCGCTTCGCCGGCGTGCCGGAGCCGGACCCCGACGCGGACCGAACCGACGAGTCCGTCAGCGAGGTCAGGGTGGTGGCCGCCGGCCGCCCCACCTCCCTGCGCCAGCCGCGCGGCGCCCCGGACGACCGGACGGTCTTCGTCGGCGAGTCCCTGGGCGTCCGGCTCTGGGCGGTGATCTGGCCCGAGCGCTCCGGGCT
This region includes:
- a CDS encoding TetR/AcrR family transcriptional regulator, which gives rise to MTATEQTEARPRGTRLPRRARRNQLLGAAQEVFVAQGYHAAAMDDIAERAGVSKPVLYQHFPGKQELYLALLDQHCEALVAAVRQALASTNDNKLRVAAAMDAYFAFVEHEGGAFRLVFESDLTNEPSVRERVDQVSLDCAELVCAVIAEDTDLPHEQAMLLAVSLCGMAQVTARHWLSTGQKVPREVAHGLIASLAWRGIAGFPIQH
- a CDS encoding DMT family transporter translates to MRAIAAEAPAGRHTLDGLLLATAIVGISLSGPLIATVAAPALAIALWRNALAVASLTPALLRRSVRRELGRLSRRTVLLSIAAGGALAAHFALWLPSLRLTSVASSVALVTTTPIWTTVLLRLLGHRPPRLVWWGTLLSFSGVLLLTGVDLAISGRALAGDALALGGGLAGAVYVLIGAEVRRTTSTTSYTLLCYTAAAVPLLGAALATGAELTGYSAETWGKLLLLTVASQLLGHSLLNRVVRGLGPSITSTAILLETPGAAVIAAVWLGQLPPPAAYPALAVILLGLVLVIRAERAGTAPPAPPAPSREPPRAHTTPRAPA
- a CDS encoding suppressor of fused domain protein, translated to MPTPPPAPPLDLVAARLRSALGEPDASASVTFLGTERIEVLRFADASAGLVRYATLGMSAAPMADPTSTLADPERGPRAELLLTLRGGLAPTDQALRALATFAATPQVEGLVVAPGGSLDLGQPLWPDAPFHSVLVGEGGGLVPDLELPEPLSPVRFLPLLPMTPNEAAWKRARGAEALQERWLSQGTDLRDPTRMAVSLAE
- a CDS encoding DUF6758 family protein, with amino-acid sequence MRGEPSCPKCGGRVRAPGLFADSWRCASHGAVHPLQPVVPPSAPSLGAVANRSRVPVWMPWPLPVGWLFTGVTSAGSDGAGARATVLACRGPGPLGGSGELLLVAEESGVGLGARFAGVPEPDPDADRTDESVSEVRVVAAGRPTSLRQPRGAPDDRTVFVGESLGVRLWAVIWPERSGLTVDEELVLADLREAGSDLDLVPCGALSPRLLE